The sequence GACCAGCCCCGCAAGCTGCCGCGCATCTGTGCGCAAAATGCGCTGTTTGATCGAGCTGATTTGGGCCGGGTGCATGGAGAAGCTGCGCAAACCCATCGCCAGCAACAACTCGGTAAAAGCCGGATCCCCCGCCATCTCTCCACAGACGGACACTGGCTTGCCCGCCGCGTTCGCCTGCGCAATGGTCTGCGCGACCAACTGCAACACGGCGGGATGCCATGCGTCATACAGGTGCGCCACTGCTTCATCGGCGCGATCGATCGCCAAGGTGTACTGAATCAGATCGTTCGTGCCAATCGACACAAAATCAAAGTGCCTAAGAAACAGCGGCAACATCAACGCCGCAGCCGGCACTTCGATCATGGCGCCCAATTCAACCTGCGCATAGGCATGTCCGGCTTCGTCAAGCTCACGGCATGCCTGCTCCAAGGCTTGCCTCACTTGCAAAATCTCACGCAGGTGCGCCACCATCGGAATCAGCAGCCGCACCTTGCCATGGGTGCTGGCACGCAAAATGGCCCGCAATTGTTCGCCAAACATCTCGGGCTCTGACAGGCTCCACCGAATCGCCCGCAAGCCCAGCGCCGGGTTGAGGGTGTGCTCGTGGCGCAGCTCGTGGGTCGACATGCGATCCAACGGCTTGTCGGCACCCACATCAATGGTGCGGATCGTCACCGGTAACCCGTTGAGGGCTTGAACTGCCGTTCGGTAACCTCGGAATTGCTCTTCCTCGTCCGGCAAACGCCCCCCCCGATTCATGAACATGAACTCGCTGCGGAACAGCCCCACGCCGACCGCCCCGGCCTCTAGCGCCACTTGCGCATCCGAGGGCAGCTCGATGTTGGCCAGCAGATCGATGTGCTGCCCATCCAGGGTGACGCACGGCGCGTGGCGCAACCGGTGCAACCGGGCGCGTTCCAACTCACTCTGACGCTGACGGAAGCGGTACTCCTCCAACACAATGGGCGGAGGATTCACGATCAGCACGCCGGC is a genomic window of Vitreoscilla filiformis containing:
- the ptsP gene encoding phosphoenolpyruvate--protein phosphotransferase, whose product is MSIQVFGLPVSRGVAIGRAVLVASSRVDVAHYFIEPHQAEREVDRLRCARDEVAAELMALKQDVPEEAHAELVALLDVHLMMLHDEMLIEAVKQWVVERHYNAEWAITAQLEVVARQFDEMEDEYLRERKADLEQVVERMLRALSNDVGVMGAAHASLQAASREDPLVLIASDIAPADMMHFKRSVFTGFVTDVGGRTSHTAIVARSMDIPAVVGTREASRLVRQDDWVVIDGDAGVLIVNPPPIVLEEYRFRQRQSELERARLHRLRHAPCVTLDGQHIDLLANIELPSDAQVALEAGAVGVGLFRSEFMFMNRGGRLPDEEEQFRGYRTAVQALNGLPVTIRTIDVGADKPLDRMSTHELRHEHTLNPALGLRAIRWSLSEPEMFGEQLRAILRASTHGKVRLLIPMVAHLREILQVRQALEQACRELDEAGHAYAQVELGAMIEVPAAALMLPLFLRHFDFVSIGTNDLIQYTLAIDRADEAVAHLYDAWHPAVLQLVAQTIAQANAAGKPVSVCGEMAGDPAFTELLLAMGLRSFSMHPAQISSIKQRILRTDARQLAGLVEHVLASDEPQDACVAWLSRARRLTH